The following coding sequences are from one Rhodobiaceae bacterium window:
- the aroB gene encoding 3-dehydroquinate synthase, with the protein MTSLTADKVTVDLGDRAYDILVGPDLIANAGVHIAPLLKRGRVVVVTDQNVADQHLATLETGLKAADITSNAFILPAGEKTKNFDQLQSLLRDLLDAGVERGDLIIALGGGVIGDLTGFAASVLRRGVDFAQIPTSLLAQVDSSVGGKTGINVPQGKNLVGAFHQPRLVLADISALTTLPQRELRAGYAEVVKYGLIDDAPFFNWLEANVEKLMAGDPQALTQAIVKSCQSKARIVAQDEREGGVRALLNLGHTFGHALEAATGFSDRLIHGEGVAIGMGLAFNLSAKLGLCSGQDATRAAQHMEAAGLPTKLSDIPGDLPGPERLIELMGQDKKVVDGTLTFILARGIGSAFITRDVSSSDLLDFMTDQKAV; encoded by the coding sequence ATGACAAGCCTCACTGCAGACAAAGTCACGGTCGATCTTGGAGACCGCGCCTACGATATTCTTGTGGGGCCGGACCTGATCGCCAACGCCGGCGTTCATATCGCCCCACTCCTGAAGCGAGGACGGGTTGTCGTCGTGACAGATCAGAATGTTGCGGACCAACATCTCGCCACGCTTGAGACAGGCCTGAAGGCCGCTGACATCACGTCAAATGCTTTCATCTTGCCGGCAGGCGAGAAGACGAAAAACTTTGATCAGCTGCAATCCCTCTTGAGAGACCTGCTCGACGCGGGTGTCGAACGCGGCGATTTGATCATTGCCCTTGGCGGCGGCGTGATCGGTGACCTGACCGGCTTTGCTGCAAGCGTGCTGCGCCGTGGCGTGGACTTCGCACAGATCCCCACAAGCTTGCTCGCCCAAGTGGACAGCTCTGTCGGCGGCAAAACCGGCATCAATGTTCCACAGGGCAAAAACCTGGTCGGCGCTTTCCACCAACCGAGATTGGTACTGGCTGACATCTCGGCGCTAACGACACTTCCTCAGCGCGAACTGCGGGCGGGCTACGCGGAAGTCGTCAAATATGGATTGATCGACGACGCGCCCTTCTTCAACTGGCTGGAAGCAAATGTCGAAAAACTGATGGCCGGGGACCCACAAGCATTGACCCAGGCCATTGTCAAAAGTTGCCAGTCAAAGGCCCGCATTGTCGCGCAGGACGAACGCGAGGGGGGCGTACGCGCACTCCTCAACTTAGGCCACACCTTCGGTCACGCGCTGGAAGCAGCAACGGGGTTTTCAGACCGTCTGATCCACGGCGAAGGCGTTGCTATTGGCATGGGGCTGGCCTTCAACCTGTCGGCGAAGCTCGGGCTCTGCTCCGGTCAGGATGCGACCCGCGCCGCCCAACACATGGAAGCCGCGGGCCTGCCGACAAAACTCTCAGACATTCCTGGCGACCTGCCGGGCCCTGAGCGGCTGATCGAACTGATGGGGCAGGACAAAAAGGTTGTCGACGGCACTCTCACTTTCATCCTGGCAAGAGGCATTGGCAGTGCGTTCATCACCCGTGATGTAAGCAGCAGCGACCTGCTCGACTTTATGACTGACCAAAAGGCCGTCTGA
- the corC gene encoding magnesium and cobalt efflux protein CorC has protein sequence MDTIDLILTLISIFILLCLSGFFSGSETALTAASRARMHHLSENGDKRAKRVQKLTEDRERLIGAILLGNNLVNILASALATSLLIYFFGDAGVVYATLVMTALVLIFAEVMPKTYAISHTDRMALAVAPIIGFVVRVFAPITTTIAFIVQRTLGLFGVSTDGADHALSVHDELRGAINLHHQEGQVVKRDKDMLGGILDLSELEVEEIMVHRKNMIMVDADQPAIDIIREVMQSPHTRIPLWQGEPENIVGVLHAKDLLRAIAGDEADPDTLDILSLATKPWFVPETTSVQGQLNAFLRMKTHFALVVDEYGGLMGLVTLEDILEEIVGDIADEHDIDFIDVNREADGSVLVDGTVTIRDLNRNMDWSLPDEEATTIAGLVIHEAQTIPEKGQAFTFHGFRFTIEEKQRNQLTKLRVRPVKTTAPV, from the coding sequence ATGGACACCATCGACCTCATTCTGACACTCATCAGCATCTTTATTCTGTTGTGCCTCTCTGGGTTCTTTTCAGGGTCCGAGACAGCCCTGACCGCTGCCTCCCGCGCGCGGATGCATCATCTGAGCGAAAATGGGGACAAGCGCGCCAAACGCGTACAGAAGCTGACCGAAGACAGAGAGAGACTGATTGGCGCCATTCTACTCGGCAACAATTTGGTCAATATCCTCGCCTCAGCGCTCGCTACCAGCCTGCTCATCTACTTCTTTGGGGATGCCGGTGTTGTCTACGCGACCCTGGTTATGACCGCTCTGGTCTTGATCTTTGCGGAAGTCATGCCCAAGACCTATGCAATATCTCACACAGACCGTATGGCTCTCGCCGTCGCGCCGATTATTGGATTTGTTGTACGCGTCTTTGCGCCCATCACCACCACCATTGCCTTTATCGTGCAACGAACCCTTGGCCTTTTCGGCGTGTCGACAGACGGCGCCGACCATGCCCTTTCCGTTCATGACGAATTGCGCGGGGCCATCAATCTGCACCACCAGGAAGGCCAGGTGGTCAAGCGCGATAAGGACATGCTCGGCGGCATCCTCGACCTCAGCGAGCTTGAGGTCGAAGAGATTATGGTGCATCGAAAAAATATGATCATGGTGGATGCCGATCAGCCTGCCATCGACATCATTCGCGAAGTGATGCAAAGCCCGCATACCCGCATCCCTCTCTGGCAGGGTGAGCCCGAGAACATTGTCGGTGTTCTGCATGCCAAAGACCTGCTGCGCGCCATTGCCGGTGATGAGGCTGATCCAGATACGCTCGACATCTTAAGTCTCGCGACCAAACCCTGGTTCGTGCCTGAGACCACGAGTGTTCAGGGTCAGCTCAATGCCTTTCTGCGCATGAAGACGCACTTCGCCCTCGTCGTTGATGAATATGGTGGCCTGATGGGCCTCGTGACCCTGGAAGATATTCTTGAAGAGATTGTCGGCGACATTGCTGACGAACATGACATCGACTTTATTGACGTCAATCGAGAGGCCGACGGATCTGTGCTGGTCGACGGCACTGTGACCATCCGCGATCTCAATCGCAATATGGACTGGTCGCTACCTGACGAAGAGGCAACCACCATTGCCGGGCTCGTCATCCATGAAGCCCAGACCATCCCTGAAAAGGGACAGGCCTTCACCTTTCATGGGTTCCGCTTCACCATTGAAGAAAAGCAGCGAAATCAACTCACAAAACTGCGCGTCCGGCCCGTCAAAACAACAGCACCCGTTTAA
- the bolA gene encoding DNA-binding transcriptional regulator BolA: protein MTIAEQIEEIVSEALQPVRLEVADKSHLHAGHAGARPEGETHFHLTIVSSLFEGENRVARHRRVNALLADLLADRVHAMQLKTLTPEEDRA, encoded by the coding sequence ATGACTATAGCAGAACAAATCGAGGAAATCGTTAGTGAAGCGCTTCAGCCGGTGAGGCTGGAGGTCGCAGACAAATCTCACCTTCATGCCGGGCACGCAGGCGCACGGCCTGAGGGGGAGACACATTTCCATCTGACCATCGTCTCGTCCCTTTTTGAAGGGGAAAACCGGGTGGCGCGTCACCGTCGGGTCAATGCGCTCTTGGCCGATCTGCTCGCCGATCGGGTGCATGCGATGCAGCTGAAAACGCTGACGCCAGAAGAGGACCGTGCTTAA
- a CDS encoding chaperone protein DnaJ, which produces MNSTSKYFDSIRIAPQKKKKEKKANRPCEWPDCTSTAPHRAPKGRNSEGQYAWFCESHIREYNKNYNFFANMSEDEVRGYQEQNRTGHRPTWKMGMNPEGSGGARFQADPAFADTFGFFGENDPYKENADGTRKRPPRNAEKKALLELGLDETATMNDIKTRYKELVKKFHPDTNGGDRAAEDRLQKVIQAHDYLKKSGFC; this is translated from the coding sequence GTGAATTCCACGTCAAAATATTTCGATTCGATCCGGATCGCGCCTCAGAAAAAGAAGAAAGAAAAAAAGGCCAACCGCCCCTGCGAATGGCCTGATTGCACCTCAACGGCGCCTCACCGCGCGCCCAAAGGCCGCAATTCAGAGGGCCAATATGCCTGGTTCTGTGAGAGCCATATCCGCGAATACAACAAAAACTACAATTTCTTCGCCAATATGAGTGAGGATGAAGTCCGCGGATATCAGGAGCAAAACCGGACCGGACACCGTCCCACCTGGAAAATGGGCATGAATCCCGAAGGGTCTGGCGGCGCCAGGTTCCAGGCTGACCCAGCGTTCGCCGACACTTTTGGGTTTTTCGGGGAAAATGACCCCTACAAGGAAAACGCAGACGGCACACGCAAGCGCCCACCACGCAATGCAGAGAAAAAAGCCTTGCTGGAGCTTGGTCTTGACGAGACCGCCACGATGAACGACATAAAGACCCGCTACAAAGAGCTTGTGAAGAAGTTTCACCCCGACACAAATGGGGGCGACCGGGCTGCTGAAGACCGGCTCCAGAAAGTCATCCAGGCACACGACTACCTGAAAAAGAGTGGCTTCTGCTGA
- the cobS gene encoding aerobic cobaltochelatase subunit CobS: MEAEVQGNLSVEGPDTTVKVREAFGIDIDMEVPAFSERSEYVPDFDENYLFDRETTLAILAGFAFNRRVMVQGYHGTGKSTHIEQVAARLNWPCIRVNLDSHISRIDLIGKDAIVLKEGKQVTEFREGLLPWALQHPVALVFDEYDAGRPDVMFVIQRVLEVQGKLTLLDQNKVIRPNDHFRLFATANTIGLGDTSGLYHGTQQINQGQMDRWNIVTVLNYLSHDVETDIILAKAQAYAKTEEGKATVSSMVRVADLTRAAFIQGDISTVMSPRTVLTWAENAEIFNDVGFAFRVTFLNKCDELERATVAEFYQRCFGEDLPDSAAKIMVA, encoded by the coding sequence ATGGAAGCGGAAGTACAGGGCAATTTGTCAGTTGAAGGCCCGGACACAACGGTGAAAGTCCGCGAGGCTTTCGGCATTGATATTGATATGGAAGTGCCCGCATTTTCAGAGCGCAGCGAATATGTGCCTGATTTCGATGAGAACTACCTCTTCGATCGCGAGACAACCCTAGCCATTCTTGCAGGCTTTGCTTTTAACCGACGCGTAATGGTCCAAGGCTATCACGGCACAGGGAAATCCACCCATATCGAGCAGGTCGCTGCCCGCCTGAACTGGCCCTGTATCCGCGTCAACTTGGACAGCCACATCAGCCGGATCGATCTGATCGGGAAAGACGCTATTGTCCTGAAAGAAGGCAAACAGGTAACCGAATTCCGCGAAGGCCTACTTCCTTGGGCTCTGCAGCACCCCGTCGCGCTCGTATTCGACGAATATGATGCCGGCCGTCCAGACGTCATGTTTGTGATCCAACGGGTTCTCGAAGTTCAAGGCAAGCTCACCCTGCTCGACCAGAACAAGGTGATCCGTCCGAACGATCATTTCCGTCTTTTCGCAACGGCAAACACCATCGGCCTTGGCGACACAAGCGGCCTCTATCACGGAACACAGCAAATCAACCAGGGTCAGATGGACCGCTGGAACATCGTGACCGTGCTGAACTACCTGAGCCATGATGTGGAAACAGACATCATACTCGCCAAGGCACAAGCCTACGCCAAAACGGAAGAAGGCAAAGCAACCGTTTCTTCCATGGTCCGCGTTGCAGACCTGACCCGTGCCGCCTTCATCCAAGGCGACATCTCCACTGTGATGAGTCCGCGGACCGTGCTCACCTGGGCGGAGAATGCAGAGATCTTCAATGATGTTGGCTTCGCCTTCCGCGTAACGTTCCTCAACAAATGTGATGAGCTCGAGCGGGCAACCGTTGCTGAGTTCTATCAACGCTGCTTCGGGGAAGATCTGCCAGATAGCGCCGCAAAAATCATGGTGGCCTGA